The uncultured Bacteroides sp. genomic sequence CAATTAATCCCCAAAGCAAAACAGGGAAATAAGGAACTGTTAGCTGCAGAGCCTTCTTGGTAGATTCTTTCCAAAGAAGGAACTGCGTCAGCAGAGGAGCTAGAATAAAAATAATAAGGTCCTGAATAATAAGTGTAATTCTTAAAATGTCAGCTTCTCTCATTCCTGATGTGAGTGGCATCTGTAATCTGAGAAGTATAATGCATAGTAATGCGCAAAACACAAAGATTAGGATCAGTAAGGAAATTTGGGCGAATCCTGAAGTGTTCTCAAACGTACCTTTTTTCATTTGTTGGCAAGTTTAGTGATAATTATCATAAAGAAAAGAACCTCCTGTCGAACAAACGACAGAAGGTTCTTTCTAATTTCCTAAGATTCTATTGTTTAGAATTTTGGTCTTGCTTCTTTTACAACCAATGCGCGACCTTCAAATTCAGCACCATTAAGCTCTGCAATAGCTTTTGCACCTTCTTCGTCATTTGGCATTTCAATAAAACCGAAACCTTTAGATTTTCCTGTTTCGCGATCCATAATAACTTTAACTGAAGATACTGTACCGTAGTCTTCCATGATTTGCTGTAAGTCTGCTTCCCTAACGCGGTAGTTAAGGTTTCCAACGTAAATGTTCATAATTATACTAATAATGATAAATAAATTGATAAAACTCTCTGAAAGATGATTTATAATGTAAGGATTTTAAATGACAGAGAGTTTACAAAAGCGTCATTAGAACGAAAGTAAAAACCGTGTAATCGAAATCGAGAAACTAAATATCATCTTTACGCAGCAAAGAAAAACAATAATTTTGAATCGACAATCTTTTTCTATACTTTTTTTATAAAAAATGTCGTTTTTTCTTTCGGAATACTAAATTCAAGATATTATTTTTTTATTTTAAAACGAAAGTGTAACGTAGAGATGCCATATTTCTTTTGTTTTGAAAGGAGTTTAGACTATTATGCTTATAAATATAAGCCCTTTCTTAATTTTTAGTTGTTATTTTGATCTACATAAAAATCCTAAAAGGAGTAGGTTTAATGTAATTAAAGTCTACATTTTAAATATATAAGGCGTAGACTTTTTTTAAAACCTCTCTTTTTAAATACTCTTAGTTAAGCACGAAAAATGTACAAGCCCTTGGCTTAAAAGAATATAACTCCGGAATAATTTATCAGATAGAAATTTGATAATTGAAAGATTAACACTAATTTTGTGCCCTCTTTTAAAGATAAAGTATAAATCATAATAAATAATTGTCAGAATGAACGTTTTATTGCAAAACATTGACAAAGTAAGTGCATTGCTTACTGTAAAGCTTGAAAAGGCTGATTACCAAGAACAGGTTGATAAATCACTTAAGACTTTCCGTCAGAAAGCTAATGTTCCGGGTTTCCGTCCGGGAATGGTTCCAATGGGCCTTGTGAAGAAAATGTATGGAAAATCAGTTAAGGCTGAAGAAATCAATAAAATCCTTTCAGAAAAGGTATACGGATACATCAAGGAAAACGAAGTTAATATTTTGGGTGAACCTCTTCCTAACGAAGATAAACAACCTGAAATTGACTTTGATACAATGGATGAGTTCGATTTCTTGTTTGATATCGCTTTGGCTCCAGAGTTTAAGGCTGAAATTACAGACAAGGATACAGTTGATTACTATGCAATTGATGTAACAGAAGAAATGGTTGATCAACAAGTGAAAGCTTATATTCAACGTGCCGGTAAATATGATAAAGTAGACGAATATCTGGATAAAGATATGTTGAAAGGTTTACTTGCTGAACTTGATGAAGAAGGTAACACAAAAGAAGGTGGCGTTCAGGTAGAAGGCGCTGTTTTGATGCCTTCTTACATGAAGAATGACGACCAGAAAGCAATCTTCAACGGATGTAAAGTAAATGATGTATTGGTATTTAATCCTAATACAGCTTACGAAGGAAGTGAAGCTGAAATTTCTTCTCTTCTTAAGATTGAAAAAGATGCTGTTGCAAACTATACAGGAAACTTTAGCTTCCAGGTAGAAGAAGTCACTCGTTTTGTAGAAGCTGAACTTAGCCAGGAAATCTTTGACCAGGTTTACGGTGAAGGAACAGTTAAGACAGCAGAAGAATTCCGTGCAAAAATCAAAGAATCAGTTGCTGAACAGTTCGCTGCTGATAGCGATTATAAATTCTTAATCGATGTTCGTAACGTTTTGGTTAACAAAATTGGTAAACTTGAATTCCCTGATGCTTTGCTTAAACGTATCATGTTGTTGAATCATCAGGATAAAGGTGCTGAATTCGTTGAAGAAAACTACGAAAAGAGCCTTGAAGAATTGACATGGCACCTAATCAAAGAACAGTTGGTTAAGGATAATGAAATTAAAGTTGAGCAAGAAGACATTGTTAATATTGCAAAAGAAGCTACAAGAGCTCAGTTTGCTCAATATGGAATGCTTAATGTTCCAGAAGATATTCTTGAAAACTACTCTCAGGAAATGTTAAAGAAGAAAGATAGCGTAGAAGGTTTAGTTAACCGTGCGGTTGAAGCTAAACTTGCTACAGCGTTAAAAGCAAAAGCAACATTGAACAATAAGACTGTTTCAATGGAAGAATTCAACAAAATGTTCCAGTAAAACAAATTGTTGAAGATAGCGTTTTGCTAAAACTTCCTAAAAAAAGGAGGCTTTTGACTTTAAAAAGAGTTACTATTAAAAATAAGTAAGACAAGTCTGATTTATTTTTGTAATTTTGTTAGCTCTTACGAAGGATGGTCAAAAGCCTCCTTTTCTATGTATTAATTTAAAAATATCAATCACTATGGACGATTTTAGAAAATACGCAACCAAACATCTGGGAATGAGTAGTATGGTCTTAGACGATGTGATTAAGTCACAAAACGGCTATTTGAATCCTTATATATTGGAAGAAAGACAACTCAACGTAACTCAACTTGATGTGTTCTCTCGTTTGATGATGGATCGCATCATCTTCCTTGGTACTCAGATTGATGATTATACAGCTAACACGCTTCAGGCGCAGTTACTCTATCTTGATTCAGTAGATCCAGGCAAAGATATCTCCATCTATATAAATTCTCCTGGTGGATCTGTTTATGCAGGTCTGGGAATTTACGACACAATGCAGTTTATTTCCAGTGATGTAGCTACTATCTGTACAGGTATGGCAGCATCAATGGCATCAGTATTATTGGTGGCAGGAGCAGAAAAGAAGCGCTCGGCACTTACACATTCCCGCGTGATGATTCATCAGCCAATGGGAGGTGCTCAGGGGCAGGCTTCAGATATTGAAATTACAGCTCGTGAAATTCAGAAAATAAAGAAAGAACTCTATACAATTATAGCAGATCATTCTCATACTGAATTTGATAAAGTATGGGCGGATTCCGATCGTGATTACTGGATGACTTCTCAGGAAGCTAAGGATTACGGCATGATTGACGAAGTTTTGATGCGTAAACCTGCAGCGATATAATTAAAGAAATAAAGATTAAATTGAATAACTAACATTGGAAGATTCAAAACCATCAAAGAATAAGAAGAGATGTAGCTTTTGCGGGCGTCCGGAAAGTGAAGTCTCTTTTTTGATTACGGGGATGAATGGCTACATCTGCGACAGTTGTGCCACTCAGGCTTACGAAATCACTCAGGAAGCCATTGGAACTGGAAAGCAAAATGGTGCCGATACAGCTTTAAATCTCAACGATCTACCTAAACCTGTAGATATTAAAAAGTTTCTTGATCAATATGTAATTGGTCAGAACGATGCCAAACGTTTCCTTTCTGTATCCGTTTATAATCACTATAAACGTTTGCTTCAGAAAGATAACGGAGATGATGTGGAGATTGAGAAATCTAACATAATAATGGTGGGAAGCACAGGAACAGGCAAAACTCTTTTAGCAAGAACTATTGCTAAACTGTTGCATGTACCATTTACAATTGTTGACGCAACCGTGTTAACAGAAGCCGGATATGTTGGAGAAGATATTGAAAGCATCCTTACCCGACTGCTACAGGTCGCTGATTATAATGTATCGGAAGCAGAAAGAGGCATTGTGTTTATTGACGAGATAGATAAAATTGCCCGTAAAGGTGATAATCCTTCTATCACACGCGATGTAAGTGGCGAAGGTGTTCAACAAGGATTATTGAAATTACTTGAAGGCTCTGTTGTTAATGTTCCACCCCAGGGTGGACGTAAGCATCCGGACCAGAAAATGATTCCGGTAAACACCAAAAACATTCTATTTATTTGTGGAGGTGCATTCGATGGTATTGAGAAAAAAATAGCGCAAAGACTAAACACTCATGTGGTTGGGTACAGCGCATCTCAGGCTACGGCGGTTATTGATAAGAAGAATATGATGCAGTACATTGCCCCTCAGGACTTAAAGTCTTTCGGACTAATTCCCGAGATTATAGGTCGTCTGCCTGTACTTACCTATCTCAACCCGCTTGATAGAAATGCATTGCGTGCAATCTTAACCGAGCCAAAGAATTCAATTATTAAGCAATACATCAAGCTTTTCGAGATGGATAACATTAAGCTGAGTTTTGAAGAAGAAGTCTATGAATATATCGTAGATAAAGCTGTAGAATTTAAGCTCGGTGCGCGCGGATTACGTTCTATCGTTGAGACAATTATGATGGATGTAATGTTCGAGATTCCTTCACAAGGTAAGGTTGAATACAATGTTTCGCTGGTATATGCCAAGCAACAACTTGAAAAAGCAAATATTGCTCGTTTACAAACAGCTTAAGATCAGCAGATCTGCAATAAGATAATGGTAAGCATTATTTTTTTGAAAAATATCCTGTGGAAAATACGTATTATTTAGAAGTTGTTTATAACTTTGTTTGAGTTCAATAAGAAGAATTGAATAATTGCATGAAGAACA encodes the following:
- the clpX gene encoding ATP-dependent Clp protease ATP-binding subunit ClpX, with translation MEDSKPSKNKKRCSFCGRPESEVSFLITGMNGYICDSCATQAYEITQEAIGTGKQNGADTALNLNDLPKPVDIKKFLDQYVIGQNDAKRFLSVSVYNHYKRLLQKDNGDDVEIEKSNIIMVGSTGTGKTLLARTIAKLLHVPFTIVDATVLTEAGYVGEDIESILTRLLQVADYNVSEAERGIVFIDEIDKIARKGDNPSITRDVSGEGVQQGLLKLLEGSVVNVPPQGGRKHPDQKMIPVNTKNILFICGGAFDGIEKKIAQRLNTHVVGYSASQATAVIDKKNMMQYIAPQDLKSFGLIPEIIGRLPVLTYLNPLDRNALRAILTEPKNSIIKQYIKLFEMDNIKLSFEEEVYEYIVDKAVEFKLGARGLRSIVETIMMDVMFEIPSQGKVEYNVSLVYAKQQLEKANIARLQTA
- a CDS encoding RNA-binding protein, producing MNIYVGNLNYRVREADLQQIMEDYGTVSSVKVIMDRETGKSKGFGFIEMPNDEEGAKAIAELNGAEFEGRALVVKEARPKF
- the clpP gene encoding ATP-dependent Clp endopeptidase proteolytic subunit ClpP, whose amino-acid sequence is MDDFRKYATKHLGMSSMVLDDVIKSQNGYLNPYILEERQLNVTQLDVFSRLMMDRIIFLGTQIDDYTANTLQAQLLYLDSVDPGKDISIYINSPGGSVYAGLGIYDTMQFISSDVATICTGMAASMASVLLVAGAEKKRSALTHSRVMIHQPMGGAQGQASDIEITAREIQKIKKELYTIIADHSHTEFDKVWADSDRDYWMTSQEAKDYGMIDEVLMRKPAAI
- the tig gene encoding trigger factor, yielding MNVLLQNIDKVSALLTVKLEKADYQEQVDKSLKTFRQKANVPGFRPGMVPMGLVKKMYGKSVKAEEINKILSEKVYGYIKENEVNILGEPLPNEDKQPEIDFDTMDEFDFLFDIALAPEFKAEITDKDTVDYYAIDVTEEMVDQQVKAYIQRAGKYDKVDEYLDKDMLKGLLAELDEEGNTKEGGVQVEGAVLMPSYMKNDDQKAIFNGCKVNDVLVFNPNTAYEGSEAEISSLLKIEKDAVANYTGNFSFQVEEVTRFVEAELSQEIFDQVYGEGTVKTAEEFRAKIKESVAEQFAADSDYKFLIDVRNVLVNKIGKLEFPDALLKRIMLLNHQDKGAEFVEENYEKSLEELTWHLIKEQLVKDNEIKVEQEDIVNIAKEATRAQFAQYGMLNVPEDILENYSQEMLKKKDSVEGLVNRAVEAKLATALKAKATLNNKTVSMEEFNKMFQ